From the Solanum stenotomum isolate F172 chromosome 4, ASM1918654v1, whole genome shotgun sequence genome, one window contains:
- the LOC125863378 gene encoding transcription factor MYB78-like, which yields MDKLINQENYIDEEIMELRRGPWTVEEDFILMNYISHHGEGRWNSLSRCAGLKRTGKSCRLRWLNYLRPNVRHGNITLEEQLLILQLHFRWGNRWSKIAEHLPGRTDNEIKNYWRTRVQKHAKQLKCDVNSKQFQDTLRYLWIPRLVERIQASKISNNNSSSETQQPVQLTNNNNNSILITSVTPENSSVATSSENSNQDYYQVNQSDQLWYEDYQAMDQQNNIELWMDNEDVFNNLCNIEDIWS from the exons atggataaattaattaatcaagaaaattatattgatgAAGAAATAATGGAGCTTAGAAGAGGTCCATGGACTGTTGAAGAAGATTTTATTCTAATGAATTATATTTCTCATCATGGTGAAGGTCGTTGGAATTCTCTCTCACGTTGTGCTG GTTTAAAGAGAACGGGAAAAAGTTGTCGGCTAAGATGGCTTAATTATCTTAGACCAAATGTTCGACATGGAAATATTACACTTGAAGAACAACTTTTAATTCTTCAACTTCATTTTCGTTGGGGCAATag GTGGTCAAAAATTGCGGAACATTTGCCAGGAAGAACGGATAATGAGATTAAGAATTACTGGAGAACTCGAGTCCAAAAACATGCAAAACAACTAAAATGTGATGTCAATAGCAAACAATTCCAAGATACATTACGTTATCTTTGGATTCCAAGACTAGTTGAGAGAATTCAAGCATCCAAAATTTCCAATAATAATTCTAGTAGCGAAACTCAACAACCCGTTCAACTGacgaacaacaacaataatagtaTTTTAATCACGAGCGTTACACCGGAGAATTCCAGCGTGGCAACTTCATCAGAAAACTCTAATCAAGATTATTATCAAGTTAATCAAAGTGATCAATTATGGTATGAAGATTACCAAGCAATGGATcaacaaaataatatagaaTTATGGATGGATAATGAAGATGTTTTCAACAATTTGTGCAACATTGAAGACATTTGGTCCTAA